One Lucilia cuprina isolate Lc7/37 chromosome 4, ASM2204524v1, whole genome shotgun sequence DNA segment encodes these proteins:
- the LOC111677696 gene encoding UMP-CMP kinase, whose protein sequence is MLKVLRSTLHTFTPITKHSSTSQLQYKRFLTTATRTKVQAEMSEKPKIVFVLGGPGAGKGTQCSKIVERFEFVHLSAGDLLREERAREGSEVGALIEDYIRNGKIVPVEVTCSLLEAAMTKSGKNKFLIDGFPRNQDNLDGWNRQMSDKVDFQFVLFFNCSEDVCVDRCLSRGQGGSGRSDDNMESLKKRIQTYNNHSLPIIKYFEELGKVKQIDASPSADEVFAKVEQVFKESGFE, encoded by the coding sequence atgttaaaagtcTTGCGTAGTACTTTACACACATTTACGCCAATTACTAAGCATTCCAGTACAAGCCAGCTTCAATACAAACGTTTCCTAACCACAGCAACGCGTACTAAAGTTCAAGCGGAAATGAGTGAAAAGCCAAAGATTGTATTTGTTTTAGGTGGCCCAGGTGCTGGCAAGGGTACTCAGTGCTCTAAAATTGTGGAACGTTTCGAATTCGTCCATTTATCGGCCGGGGATCTATTGCGTGAAGAACGTGCCCGTGAGGGTTCCGAAGTGGGTGCTTTAATTGAAGACTACATACGCAATGGTAAAATTGTACCGGTTGAGGTGACGTGTTCATTGCTGGAAGCAGCTATGACAAAATCTGGCAAAAATAAGTTCCTAATTGATGGTTTTCCACGTAATCAAGATAATTTAGATGGCTGGAATCGTCAAATGTCAGACAAAGTagattttcaatttgttttattcttcAACTGCTCAGAGGATGTGTGTGTTGATCGTTGTTTGTCTCGTGGCCAAGGTGGCTCCGGTCGCTCGGACGATAATATGGAAAGTTTAAAGAAACGTATTCAAACCTACAACAACCATTCTCTGCCAATTATCAAGTATTTCGAAGAATTGGGTAAAGTGAAACAAATCGATGCTAGCCCCTCGGCTGATGAAGTTTTTGCCAAGGTTGAACAGGTATTCAAAGAAAGTGGCTT
- the LOC111677691 gene encoding tRNA (adenine(58)-N(1))-methyltransferase catalytic subunit TRMT61A encodes MSFLKPKDTIDEGDTVILYLSVNSMHVIEATPTIVNKKGETIEHIFQTSFGALKVKNIIGVKYGSRVELSKGWAYVLQPNPELWTQTLPHRTQIIYTPDISMILHQLEVRPGSVVIESGTGSGSLSHYFLRAVKPHGHLHTFDFHEARANQAREEFQHHGLGDFVTVYHRDVCQNGFGEELNGKADAVFLDLPAPQQAVEHAVKALKSSGGRFCSFSPCIEQSQRCCIALQEQGFTEIQSFEVLQQEDVVKTKTFPVMNLEFLKHKKPEEQDTTSDKDISNLMKQPKETLKVLTSSAPPTQPGHTGFLTFATLPPAFAR; translated from the exons atgagttttCTTAAACCAAAAGATACAATCGACGAGGGTGATACggtcattttatatttaagtgtTAATTCTATGCATGTCATTGAAGCAACTCCcactattgtaaataaaaagggTGAAACCATCGAACACATTTTTCAAACATCTTTTGGCgctttaaaagtgaaaaatataattgGCGTCAAATATGGTAGCCGCGTTGAATTATCCAAGGGTTGGGCATATGTCCTACAACCAAATCCCGAATTATGGACACAAACATTGCCACATAGGACACAAATTATCTATACTCCTGATATTAGTATGATTTTGCACCAGCTTGAAGTGAGGCCCGGTTCAGTGGTAATCGAGTCTGGTACGGGGTCTGGTTCGCTGTCACATTACTTTTTGAGAGCCGTTAAGCCTCATGGTCATCTGCATACTTTTGATTTTCATGAGGCTCGTGCCAATCAGGCCAGAGAAGAGTTTCAACATCACGGTTTGGGTGATTTCGTTACTGTCTACCATCGGGATGTGTGTCAGAATGGTTTTGGCGAAGAACTGAACGGTAAAGCTGATGCAGTATTTTTAGATTTACCAGCTCCTCAACAGGCAGTCGAACATGCGGTTAAGGCTTTAAAGAGTAGTG GTGGTCGTTTCTGTTCATTTTCTCCGTGCATTGAACAATCACAACGTTGTTGTATTGCCTTACAGGAACAAGGTTTTACGGAAATACAATCCTTTGAAGTATTACAGCAAGAAGATGTAGTCAAAACCAAAACATTTCCGGTGATGAATTTGGAGTTTCTTAAACACaag aAACCAGAAGAACAAGATACCACCAGCGATAAAGATATTTCAAATCTTATGAAACAACCCAAGGAAACATTGAAGGTATTGACATCATCAGCACCACCCACACAACCGGGTCATACAGGATTTTTAACATTTGCTACCCTACCGCCTGCATTTGCTAGATAA
- the LOC111677692 gene encoding sperm axonemal maintenance protein CFAP97D1 — MISRRDKLLIHPWEQRRYEHHREKVKSAKAAIDRTPPVFYPHIVQKAKKQQTEKERTLYVENENVRLLQRLADIMRTKRMPDFWREPRPNFLNREKLFEVRPRTTHVNWTPLEGLNEAIKKSAKATRTNRCPTCNGQPERPKIIIPVERIPWQPPRSSFNVKTLQHRRY, encoded by the exons ATGATATCGAGAAGAGATAAACTATTAATTCATCCGTGGGAACAACGGCGCTATGAACATCATAGAGAAAAGGTAAAATCAGCAAAGGCAGCTATAGATCGTACACCACCAGTATTTTATCCCCACATTGTACAAAAggccaaaaaacaacaaacagaaAAGGAACGTACACTTTatgttgaaaatgaaaatgtacGTTTACTACAGCGTTTGGCAGATATAATGAGAACTAAACGTATGCCCGATTTTTGGAGAGAACCAAGACCAAA ctttttaaatcgagaaaaattattcgaagtcaGACCTCGTACCACTCATGTGAATTGGACGCCCTTAGAAGGTTTAAACGAAGCGATTAAAAAATCTGCTAAAGCTACTAGAACTAATAGATGTCCCACTTGCAACGGTCAACCGGAAAGGCCAAAAAta ATAATACCAGTAGAACGTATACCATGGCAACCGCCACGTTCATCTTTTAACGTAAAAACTTTACAACACCGTCGATATTAA